A stretch of DNA from Lepus europaeus isolate LE1 chromosome 11, mLepTim1.pri, whole genome shotgun sequence:
cctcaaataaattaataggtAAAAGGATGAGAGAAAATTtagtaaattatatttaaatgcatagttctctttttctgcaaCTGGCCATAAGACCATAGATGATATATATGAGTTTTTTCTTCCACTACCTCTTCTATATTCCCTTTGTTGTGAGCCAGCATGTCAACTGGTTGGAGTTCTTTACGTGTTTAGGTTACACTATTTTTCCACTTTTGGTTACTTCAATTAAAATACCTGAgaagagcttcttttgggaataaaaggtttatttcagcttacaatTACAGTTACAATTTTCAGCTTACAATTACAGTTCAGTTACAGGATTTGGTGACCCCACATGATGGATACTGGTTATGTTGGGTACAGAGGTGGGTTCCCATGgtgaggcaggaaggagagagagagagagggagagaacctaGGCCAAACATGAACTGAAATAATCAAACGTCTCACAAGAAACGCCCTCTAAGAGCACTCCCCCACCAGCCCAATGACCTCCTACCAGGCAGACCTCTCAGAGACCATCATTAGATCTAGTCTCCACACTTAATCAATCAACCACTAATGTTAAGACATTAGAGTTTAAGCAACTGCATGAGTTTTGGGGACACAAATCCTACTCAATCCATAATACTGACTCAGACTTTTACTTCTGAAAACCTGAATCATTAGCAGATTTGAATTTATTGGGTAGGTGTGGTATTTCATCAACTTTTATTAGTTATCTAAAGAAGCTTAAATATGTTCTGGTTCTTCCTTACACATTTTTACTTATGTCCAGCAAGTCAcagttaataaataataataaattaatgatTAATACCACTAAAACCACCTGTTTTCTTACTAACTTTTTTTATCTACTTGGTAAATTGAAAGAGAATTctttttataattcttatttgATTTTAGATTTACCTGTCTCTTCTTGTGATTCTATTTATGCCTATTGTATTTTAAAGATATCTCACAAGAAACATAAAAGAATTAATTATTTTCCTTGTGAGTTATTATTTTTAACCTTTAGAATAAGGATAAATTATTTGATAATTATAAAGTTTCTTTAACTATTTagattatttaaatgtattttttttttttgacaggcagagtggatagtgagagagagacagagagaaaggtcttcctttactgttggttcaccctccaaatggccgctgcggctggcacatcgcgctgatccgaagccaggagccaggcgcttctcctggtctcccatgcaggtgcagggcccaaggacttgggccatcctccactgccttcccgggccatagcagagagctggcctggaagaggggcaaccgggatagaatccggtaccccaaccgggactagaacccggtgtgctggcgccgcaaggcggagattagcctgttaaaccactgTGTCAGCCTTAATTGTATTGTTAATATTGATTTATTagtatttatttctatatattttccaCTACTTGCCATGATTTTCTATACCTAattctcttttttcatttgttgcttcttttgtttttttattgacTGAGGTTTTGTAATTCCTTATTCCCTTTCTACTGGTATTGAcactatatattctttttttctgttctttaaatagttgttttataattttaatgtgtTTGATTCACATAATAAcgtctaaaataaaaaaagatttagtagaGTCTTCCTAAATACAATGACCTTAAGAACATTAACGCCAATTACTGTCACTCCAACCTATGTTATTTTTGTTGGACATTTAAATCTCcatgtgtttttcttcttaacaAATCAATCATTATCACTGTTGTCAACAAGTAGTCAAAGcttatttagatttattattcTAACTTATTTGCAAAACTTTTTTTCAATCCTTTTTATTAAATCAATATGCCTTCTCCATAAATAATGCTTATTAGAAATTCTCTCAGTGAGGATCTATTCAGAGTgaatgtaatatatttttatttgtgaaaatagttttcttttgATTATACTTTTAAATGACATTAAATGAGTGCAAAGTATAGACTTTATGAGAAGTTACAATTCCTTGTGAGGAGGATAATTagctgtcttctctttttttattactgTATATGCAAAGTTAGCCATGTGTGTCTAATTATGGAtgagtctctctctgtttctctctctctctctctctttgcttgtttttaaaattatttttatttgctgctCTATAGGCTACTTGGATTTATAGAACTTGAATCTAAAGGTTGGAGTATTTTACCACTTCTAAAAACTCTTCAACAATTATCTTAATGGACTGCCCACtattctctctatttttctctgaaatttcCTTAGGATGTATATAAGACTTTCTAACTTTATCTGCAAGTCTCTCTTCATATCCATTTCATGgtctctttgtatttctatgaatagtttattcagtcttcaaatatttatttctgttccCCAATTCTCTCTTTAGCCATAtccagtcttttttaaaaaattcaatggctacatttttttccctacaagttatttttaattttttctcccaAATCTGTCTGGCTCAATTTTTTTATTAGTAATCATCCTTTattatgtttcttaaaaattatagggAATAGAGAAGTTAACTGGAACTAGATATAAAGAAAATGAGCATTCTTAAAGCAAACACACAACCTTTTCAATTCTGCTAAACAACAATGATGTTAAACTACATGATGTTTTTAtacataatttctaaaaataatgaatGATTTTGAATATCTTTATACATCAACCTatgtatatctttttatttataattttaaagagtttattcaaaaggcagagacacaaagacagacagagatcttctatctgctaattcatttcccaaatgcctgcgacagccaagggtaggctaggccaaagccaagaagctgaaactcaacctgggtctcccatgtaagtggcagggaccaagtacatgagccattactgctgcatTGCAGGGAAtttgttggcaggaagctggaattcaaagcttagctaggatttgaacccaggcgctcagaTATGGCATGCGAGCATCTCAGTTTGTGTCTTGCCTGCTACATCAAATGCCCAACATCATGGATCTTTTCTAATTCCTACAAAGTATTCTATTACATGAGTTTGATAGTGTTTTACTTTCTTAAACTTTTGACTCCTTcctctatttaaaataataatgttaaacttgtagttttaaaaaagtgtgttTTAGTTTTATTATCTGAAGCTACTAGGGTCTAATTCTGCTGTCCTTTCTATAGAAGTATATGTTCGTATAGACTTATTTTCCTAGCCATATCACAGGTCAAGGTAACCAAgttcctttcatttctctttgccaGTGTACAGCTGTTTCCCTGCGTAGCTTTTCCTGAGGCCATAGCCCTTTGTGTGGCCTAGCTTTGGGAATGTGTCTCTCGTGAGAGTTTGCCAGGCCAACTCCCCACTTCAAGCTGTTCCAAGGCCTTGATTTTGTTCCATCACGTCCATTAAATTCCCTTGAACAGCAAGATGGACTAAGACCTCCCCTCCCAAGCTGCCTTGGAGTcagtatctaattttttttttttttcaaatttctcctTGGTTTTAGCTGCTGAAGATTTTACATGCTACTTTGTGTGTAGTcaagccctcttttttttttttttaagatttatttatttatgggggacGGACCTCGGCTCGCAGATATGTGTAACACACCGACTTACTGTGACCTAGGAAAGGCTGCCAAGGATGTCTTCAACAAAGGATATGGGTTTGGCATGGTCAAAATAGACCTGAGAACCAAGTCTTGTAGTGGAGTGGAATTTTCTACTTCTGGTCATGCTTACACTGATACAGGAAAAGCGTCAGGCAACCTAGAGACCAAATATAAGGTCTGTAACTATGGACTCACCTTCACCCAGAAATGGAACACAGACAACACTCTGGGGACAGAAATCTCTCTGGAGAATAAGTTGGCTGAAGGATTGAAACTGACTCTTGACACCATATTTGTACCAAACACAGGAAAGAAGAGTGGGAAATTGAAGGCCTCCTATAAACGGGATTGTTTTAGTCTTGGAAGTAATGTTGATATAGATTTTTCTGGACCAACCATCTATGGCTGGGCTGTGTTGGCTTTTGAAGGTTGGCTTGCTGGCTATCAGATGAGTTTTGACACAGCCAAATCCAAACTGTCACAGAATAATTTTGCCCTGGGTTACAAGGCTGCAGACTTCCAGCTGCACACTCATGTAAACGATGGTACTGAATTCGGAGGTTCCATCTACCAGAAGGTCAACGAGAAGATTGAAACGTCAATAAACCTCGCATGGACGGCTGGCAGTAACAACACGCGTTTTGGCATCGCAGCTAAATACAAGCTGGATTGTAGAACTTCCCTCTCTGCTAAAGTAAATAACGCCAGCCTGATTGGACTGGGTTATACGCAGACCCTTCGACCAGGAGTCAAATTGACCCTGTCCGCTTTAATCGACGGGAAGAACTTCAACGCAGGAGGCCACAAGGTTGGGCTGGGATTTGAGCTGGAAGCCTGATGTGGCTCTGAGTCAAGCATCACATTGGTCCCTGGCAGCGAAGAGAAATGAACCCACTATGTTTTGGCCTTAAAATTCTTCTGTGAAATTTCAAACGTGTGAACTTTTTATTCTTCCAAAGAATTGTAATCCTCCCCACACCGAAGTCTGGAGATTGCGGGTGCACGCTCAGGGAGGCTCTGGGAGGCGTGCCCAGAAGTTGTCGTGTGTGTGCCACATTTCAGTTCCGATCCGCGGGGTTGGTTTTCACGTGTTCCTCGGCAGCAGCCTACTGTCGCGTTACAGGAGGCGACCCAGCCCTCCAGTTTGTACATCGCAACCTGCATGCCCTACCCCCACCCATCGCCCCGATTGTTCTCCATGCTGTAGTGGAATCTTGGGTTCTGCATCAGAGTAAACTCAAATAAACCCATCACATttggaacattaaaaaaaaaaaaaaaagatttatttatttatttgaaaggcagagttacagagaggcagagagagagagagagagagaggtcttccatccactggttcactccccaggtggcagtaacagccggagatgggctgatccgaagccaggaaccaggagttttttccgggtttcctacacgggtgcaggggcccaaggacttggaccatcttccacttctttcccaggccatagcagagagctggatcagaagtggagcagctgggacttgaactggcgcccatatgggatgccaacactgcaggtggcggatttacccatcacaccacagcaccagccctgccccatTATGTTTTCTATTCAATTCTTATTTGTATTTGCACTTTAAAGATAATCAGGATCTCATCTATCATATTGTCAGACACAGGAATCCTATTATTTTATCACTTAACCTTAGTAATGTCTTCGCACCActtatctttgtaactctgatccTAATCTTGGACACCTTTTGCCTGCCCATGTTACTGTGATATGTTTAGCTAAAAGGAGAGCTCATATAAGGTTGAAATTTTGACAAGAGTTATCTGTTTGAATTTTGAAGTTAAAGTATATATTCCTGATGTCTAATGGCAAGAATGATTCTAGCAAATATCTTTATACTTTCTCATCTACCTTCCCTTCTCTCACATGGCAACAGCCCTAGggcatttctattttaatttcaagTCCATTGTATGTTGCACAGATAAATTCAAGGCCATGCAAGGTAGGAGAAGTAGTAGTGCAGTAATTCAATATTTCAGCTATATTTACCTCTTTTCACAAAATCCAGTTGAGCCCAGAAATGTTCAACAGAAGTCACTGGAGACTATCTCAGAATTCTGGCTGCTTTTGGAGCTCAGAGATACT
This window harbors:
- the LOC133769424 gene encoding voltage-dependent anion-selective channel protein 3; this encodes MCNTPTYCDLGKAAKDVFNKGYGFGMVKIDLRTKSCSGVEFSTSGHAYTDTGKASGNLETKYKVCNYGLTFTQKWNTDNTLGTEISLENKLAEGLKLTLDTIFVPNTGKKSGKLKASYKRDCFSLGSNVDIDFSGPTIYGWAVLAFEGWLAGYQMSFDTAKSKLSQNNFALGYKAADFQLHTHVNDGTEFGGSIYQKVNEKIETSINLAWTAGSNNTRFGIAAKYKLDCRTSLSAKVNNASLIGLGYTQTLRPGVKLTLSALIDGKNFNAGGHKVGLGFELEA